One genomic region from Flagellimonas oceani encodes:
- a CDS encoding TraG family conjugative transposon ATPase, whose protein sequence is MSTLNIAAHHPIVDIRDHIVFANNGSVLACYKVLLPEVYSLSETDFEGLHSSWFQAFKSLPVGTVVHKQEVYLKSSFTSVQLRRDTFLSKATHDHFKGREYMEHQSYLFFTCPGKKGFNHPKYVNPFASVPKALPRELDDRVKQFLDAVSDAVNYLNNGQKIRLEPMVDSEILDLAQRQFNGYNPDCDTDIVLDGPKVAIGNHHFDVLAINSESCFGDCVQTSKVNERFTSDDFTFHQGFIDGLGLSLKENHIINQIIYLDDRHQWRKQLEKKVEELKKSSNFGTQNKVVLKKIEHILDQINTDDHARIVRGHLNVIHWNRDVEQLDRTNTKIRATFKELDIMPYYPCGKERKHYILNSFPCFAPNFSNEDLYVTDLKHALCLWTNTTNYRSDCTGIVFNDREFNIPVLKDVWDEGKKRIKARNFAIFAPTGEGKSFLANNMLRQYFEVGVRLVIIDLGGSYTKFASLYPGQSTVLRYENGKSLGINPFYISNRDDVIPERLEDLSLFLFELMGAGTTPQKEWSVALKKLLLAYYKESQIVPHSLEGFYNFVSKHQKDLLSRLQIDSEYFNVKGFLHILSEYVGEGLYSFLFGANEDQSYRLEDKRLIVFELDEVKDNKEILSVMLKLIKTAIQRTVWRNREERGIILFDEFAKQLKFDNVLESVEFYYQAIRKQEGAIGIILQSINQLPQNSTSASILENTQIIYSLRNEKGYAALQERLQLSAHDLNQLKSIRNHLSGHPKYTEIFIKIGKESNIFRLEVPPEVYAAYLTEGPDNESIMALYEAYGDMEQAIKAFINLKNKEE, encoded by the coding sequence GGTTTTGCTCCCTGAGGTCTATTCGCTTTCCGAAACCGATTTTGAAGGGCTGCATAGCAGTTGGTTTCAGGCCTTCAAGTCCCTTCCCGTAGGGACGGTGGTCCACAAGCAGGAGGTCTACCTGAAATCCTCCTTTACTTCCGTCCAGTTGCGCAGGGATACCTTCCTCTCCAAAGCGACCCATGATCATTTCAAGGGAAGGGAATATATGGAGCACCAGAGCTATCTGTTCTTTACTTGTCCCGGTAAGAAGGGTTTCAACCATCCCAAATATGTCAACCCCTTTGCAAGCGTGCCCAAGGCATTGCCCAGGGAGTTGGATGATAGGGTAAAGCAGTTTTTGGATGCGGTCTCCGATGCGGTGAATTATCTCAACAATGGGCAAAAAATCCGATTGGAACCCATGGTGGACAGCGAAATTCTGGACTTGGCCCAAAGACAGTTCAACGGATATAACCCGGATTGTGATACCGATATCGTTCTGGACGGCCCCAAAGTGGCCATTGGGAACCATCACTTCGATGTGCTGGCCATCAATAGCGAGTCCTGTTTTGGGGACTGCGTACAGACCAGTAAGGTCAATGAACGGTTTACCTCGGATGATTTTACCTTTCACCAAGGGTTCATCGACGGTCTTGGCCTTTCCCTCAAGGAAAATCATATCATCAACCAGATCATCTATCTGGATGATAGGCACCAATGGAGGAAGCAGCTCGAGAAAAAGGTGGAGGAACTGAAAAAGAGTTCCAATTTCGGTACACAGAACAAAGTGGTCCTCAAGAAAATCGAGCATATCCTCGATCAGATCAACACTGATGACCATGCACGGATTGTCCGTGGACATCTAAATGTCATCCATTGGAACCGGGATGTGGAGCAACTGGATCGGACGAACACAAAGATCAGGGCCACCTTCAAGGAACTGGATATCATGCCCTATTACCCATGTGGTAAGGAACGTAAACACTATATCCTGAACAGTTTCCCTTGTTTTGCCCCCAATTTTTCCAATGAGGATCTCTATGTGACCGATTTAAAGCATGCGCTTTGTCTTTGGACAAATACAACCAATTATAGATCGGACTGCACGGGGATTGTGTTCAATGATCGCGAGTTCAATATTCCTGTGCTGAAAGATGTCTGGGACGAAGGGAAAAAGCGTATCAAGGCACGCAACTTTGCTATTTTTGCCCCGACCGGGGAAGGGAAGTCCTTTTTGGCCAATAACATGCTCCGTCAATACTTTGAGGTGGGGGTCCGGCTGGTCATTATCGATCTGGGCGGTTCCTACACCAAGTTCGCGAGCCTCTATCCCGGACAGAGTACCGTGCTTCGTTATGAAAACGGTAAGAGTCTTGGCATCAATCCATTTTATATATCGAATCGTGACGATGTGATCCCAGAACGCTTGGAGGATCTTTCCCTCTTCCTTTTTGAGCTAATGGGGGCCGGTACCACACCCCAAAAGGAATGGTCGGTGGCCTTGAAGAAACTATTGCTGGCCTACTATAAGGAAAGCCAAATTGTTCCACATTCTTTGGAAGGGTTCTACAATTTCGTCAGCAAACATCAAAAGGACCTACTGTCACGATTGCAGATCGATTCGGAATATTTTAATGTCAAGGGATTCCTGCACATCCTTTCGGAATATGTGGGAGAAGGACTCTACAGCTTTCTTTTTGGCGCCAATGAAGACCAGTCCTATCGATTGGAGGATAAACGGTTGATCGTGTTCGAACTTGATGAAGTAAAGGACAACAAGGAGATTCTCTCCGTGATGCTCAAGCTCATCAAAACGGCCATCCAACGGACCGTTTGGAGGAATAGGGAGGAGCGGGGCATCATCCTCTTTGATGAGTTTGCCAAACAGCTCAAGTTCGACAATGTGTTGGAAAGCGTGGAGTTTTATTACCAGGCTATCCGGAAACAGGAGGGGGCAATTGGCATCATCCTACAGTCCATCAACCAACTGCCCCAGAATTCAACCTCGGCCAGTATTCTGGAGAATACACAGATCATTTATAGCCTTAGAAATGAAAAAGGCTATGCTGCGCTCCAGGAAAGACTTCAGCTATCCGCACATGACCTGAATCAATTGAAATCCATCAGGAACCATCTTTCCGGACATCCTAAATACACCGAAATCTTTATCAAGATTGGAAAGGAAAGCAACATCTTCCGCTTGGAGGTGCCCCCAGAGGTCTATGCGGCCTACCTGACCGAGGGCCCGGATAATGAGTCCATTATGGCCCTGTACGAAGCATATGGTGATATGGAGCAAGCCATCAAAGCATTTATAAACCTAAAAAACAAGGAAGAATGA
- a CDS encoding conjugal transfer protein TraK: MKTMYKNISAILRTNRFVVLTVVMTSTLCTLGAVLVAYQMYQETRTGNFAIGTDGSIIPLKWTLQQENREVEALAHIEQFHRYFYGIDASNYQKHLEKALWLGDSSVDNVYRQKKADGVYNRLLQYSLVQKVLSVETDLFGEAGAFSFRSRVIFEIDRGSVTDTYELQTSGQLHMVDRHFPNNPHGLLITAYFENQLKKVNDL, from the coding sequence ATGAAAACAATGTATAAAAATATATCTGCAATACTTCGGACCAATCGTTTTGTGGTCCTGACCGTGGTCATGACATCGACCCTCTGTACGCTGGGTGCTGTGTTGGTGGCCTATCAAATGTATCAGGAAACTAGGACGGGAAACTTTGCCATTGGAACGGATGGTTCCATCATTCCATTGAAATGGACGCTCCAACAGGAAAACCGTGAGGTGGAGGCCTTGGCCCATATTGAACAGTTCCATAGGTACTTTTATGGTATCGATGCCAGTAACTATCAAAAGCATTTGGAAAAGGCCCTATGGTTGGGGGACAGTTCTGTGGACAATGTCTACCGGCAAAAAAAGGCCGATGGGGTCTATAACCGGCTCTTGCAATATTCCTTGGTCCAAAAGGTGCTGTCCGTGGAAACCGATCTTTTTGGGGAAGCAGGTGCCTTCTCCTTCAGGTCCCGGGTGATTTTTGAAATTGACAGGGGTTCGGTAACCGATACCTACGAACTGCAGACCTCAGGTCAACTTCATATGGTCGACCGACACTTTCCCAATAATCCCCATGGACTATTGATCACGGCCTATTTTGAAAATCAATTGAAAAAGGTCAATGACCTATAA
- the traM gene encoding conjugative transposon protein TraM codes for MKLDKKKIVFGIVILLVLVFMVVYAMLFLTDGGDSVEPLKQPLVPALETAQKEYASKLEAIDDLKEVKTTNAPSIYDEKYLDTTGVFAPDFIDRKKARIVDSIYSLGRIDYTQGSYRKPYKENDVKVNAHVPKESNELVHGSEQNESTIPTLPEMALEQQLFFASDPRPDVDDRNDMVISAVVDRTQTVRAHDRLEVRLLEEMVIHGKVVPEGTIVFGIVGFQPNRMVLDIGNIDHIPLKLRAYDYRDGLEGLYIQNSLRAELSKEVVDDVVGDINVPGVPQVRGLKNIFQRSNRQVRATVNRNYKILLKIKP; via the coding sequence ATGAAACTGGATAAAAAGAAAATCGTTTTTGGGATCGTCATTCTGTTGGTCCTGGTATTTATGGTAGTGTATGCCATGCTCTTCCTTACCGATGGAGGTGATTCCGTGGAACCATTGAAGCAACCCTTGGTACCCGCTTTGGAAACGGCCCAAAAGGAGTATGCCTCCAAACTGGAGGCCATTGATGATCTTAAAGAGGTGAAGACGACCAATGCGCCAAGTATCTATGATGAGAAGTATTTGGATACTACAGGGGTTTTTGCCCCAGATTTTATAGATAGGAAGAAGGCGCGGATTGTGGACAGTATTTACAGCTTGGGGCGCATTGATTATACACAGGGGTCCTATCGGAAACCATATAAAGAAAATGACGTAAAGGTCAATGCCCATGTTCCTAAGGAATCAAACGAGCTGGTGCATGGATCTGAACAAAATGAAAGCACAATACCTACCTTACCTGAAATGGCCTTGGAACAGCAATTGTTCTTTGCTTCCGATCCCCGACCCGATGTAGATGATCGGAATGACATGGTTATTTCGGCGGTGGTAGATCGGACACAGACAGTCAGGGCCCACGACCGATTGGAAGTCCGACTTCTGGAAGAGATGGTCATTCACGGTAAGGTCGTGCCAGAAGGTACCATCGTTTTCGGAATCGTGGGCTTTCAGCCCAATAGGATGGTACTGGATATTGGGAATATTGACCATATTCCCTTAAAGTTAAGGGCATATGACTATCGGGACGGGCTGGAAGGTCTCTATATCCAGAATTCCCTTAGGGCCGAACTGTCCAAGGAAGTGGTCGATGATGTCGTGGGAGATATCAATGTACCGGGGGTCCCCCAGGTAAGGGGCCTGAAAAATATCTTTCAACGCTCCAACCGTCAGGTCAGGGCCACCGTAAACAGAAACTATAAAATCCTTTTAAAAATAAAGCCTTGA
- a CDS encoding DUF4138 domain-containing protein gives MKNAIIIVGMLLAVASQAANNTTLDTIYANEHMNMALFFPAKIKQGIVGNNNFAFTYNREKGQTLGLLKAVPGKDSNLLVITKDGSVYSFMVRYAEKLEYPNRFIGLEERIGTEDQGVREDAQQERVARTLIADSSEVLTISDRRFQVSCESLLQLPERKHSVKKKQGLSLAVKNMYHMQDEVYVQFEIANHSGVRFDFGDLELFKVSGKRGRRASYQELELLPLHGHNVPVNVMHGQTVQSVYVYPKFHLDKGERLKVNLSEAGTSRLVVLSFK, from the coding sequence ATGAAAAATGCAATCATCATTGTTGGGATGTTACTTGCCGTTGCCTCCCAAGCCGCCAACAATACAACCTTGGACACCATTTATGCCAATGAACATATGAACATGGCCCTGTTCTTTCCCGCCAAGATCAAGCAGGGCATCGTGGGCAACAACAATTTCGCCTTTACCTATAATCGGGAAAAAGGACAGACCTTGGGACTATTAAAGGCCGTTCCGGGTAAGGACAGCAATCTGCTGGTCATTACTAAGGACGGAAGTGTCTATTCCTTTATGGTCCGTTATGCCGAAAAACTAGAATATCCGAATAGATTTATTGGATTGGAGGAACGCATCGGGACCGAAGACCAAGGGGTAAGGGAAGATGCCCAACAGGAAAGGGTAGCCCGGACTTTGATTGCGGATTCCTCGGAGGTTCTTACCATTAGTGACCGAAGGTTTCAGGTCTCTTGTGAATCACTCTTGCAACTGCCCGAACGAAAGCATTCGGTCAAGAAAAAGCAGGGGCTCTCATTGGCCGTAAAGAATATGTACCACATGCAAGACGAGGTGTATGTCCAATTTGAAATAGCGAACCATTCGGGTGTCCGGTTTGATTTTGGAGACTTGGAACTGTTCAAGGTCAGTGGTAAAAGAGGGAGGAGGGCTTCTTATCAGGAATTGGAACTGCTGCCTTTGCATGGACATAATGTCCCTGTTAATGTTATGCATGGCCAAACGGTTCAATCGGTCTATGTTTATCCAAAATTTCATTTGGACAAAGGGGAGAGGCTGAAGGTCAACCTTTCTGAAGCGGGTACATCGAGGCTGGTTGTATTGTCCTTTAAGTAA
- a CDS encoding DUF6252 family protein: MLRFRFSLSYLFLFSLLSILGCSSDDGSDIPLAENTFEAQKDDVLWEGSTELQLMENGTLVFLAKGEGLDNGVLMVKVKFEDEGSYTVAKENGLYYDTLGGDAIVAQYTLQEPETATFMVESYDQSSKTLTGSFELDLVPEAQNGKNIEYVLRITEGRFKGTLTEVP, encoded by the coding sequence ATGTTACGCTTTCGATTTTCATTGTCATACCTGTTCCTTTTCAGCTTGTTGTCCATTCTTGGATGTAGTTCTGATGACGGTTCCGATATTCCCTTGGCCGAGAATACCTTTGAGGCCCAAAAGGACGATGTCCTATGGGAAGGCAGCACTGAACTGCAGCTGATGGAGAACGGTACCCTGGTCTTCTTGGCCAAAGGGGAAGGGCTCGACAATGGGGTTTTGATGGTCAAGGTGAAGTTTGAAGATGAGGGCAGCTATACCGTGGCCAAGGAAAATGGTCTATACTACGATACCCTAGGCGGGGATGCCATTGTGGCGCAATATACCCTACAGGAACCCGAAACAGCCACCTTTATGGTGGAGTCCTATGACCAATCCAGTAAAACCTTGACCGGTAGCTTTGAGCTGGATTTGGTTCCCGAGGCCCAGAATGGCAAGAACATTGAATATGTGCTAAGGATCACCGAGGGCAGGTTTAAGGGAACCCTGACGGAAGTTCCTTAG
- a CDS encoding single-stranded DNA-binding protein — protein sequence MSTLRNKVQLIGNIGNDPKVAVLESGSKTVRFAMATNEYYKNAQGEKVQSTQWHNVVAWDKRAEVIEQYAHKGKEIAIEGKLVSRSYTNDMDVKVYVTEIVATEILLLGGKESQEAESTPEKGKGQKTVSKSKNPKTAKTA from the coding sequence ATGAGTACATTGAGAAACAAAGTCCAATTGATCGGGAACATCGGAAACGATCCCAAAGTGGCCGTACTGGAAAGCGGGAGCAAGACCGTACGCTTTGCCATGGCCACCAACGAGTATTACAAGAACGCCCAAGGGGAAAAGGTACAGTCCACCCAGTGGCACAACGTGGTCGCCTGGGACAAAAGGGCGGAGGTCATCGAACAGTATGCCCACAAGGGCAAGGAAATCGCCATCGAGGGCAAACTGGTATCCCGTAGCTATACCAATGACATGGATGTCAAGGTCTATGTGACCGAGATTGTGGCCACTGAGATCCTGCTCTTGGGAGGCAAGGAATCCCAAGAAGCCGAGTCAACCCCCGAAAAGGGAAAAGGCCAAAAAACGGTTTCAAAGTCCAAGAACCCCAAAACGGCAAAGACCGCCTAA
- a CDS encoding JAB domain-containing protein, translating to MGTQVNEIHIRYKERIPAPFWKQIKSSKDAAEMLYQTWNTDTIAVHESFKIVLLNNSNKVKGIYQVSQGGITGTLVDLRILFAVVLKTLSVGILLAHNHPSGKLQASQPDKDITQKIQRAAKLFDVKVLDHIIIAPNGDYFSFADQGVL from the coding sequence ATGGGAACACAAGTCAACGAAATCCATATCCGATACAAAGAACGCATCCCAGCCCCCTTTTGGAAACAGATCAAATCCTCCAAGGATGCTGCGGAAATGCTATACCAAACATGGAATACCGATACCATCGCCGTTCATGAATCCTTTAAGATCGTCCTGCTCAACAACAGCAATAAGGTCAAGGGCATTTACCAAGTCTCACAGGGAGGGATAACGGGCACCCTAGTGGATCTGCGTATCCTCTTTGCCGTAGTGCTCAAAACGCTCTCCGTGGGAATCCTGCTCGCCCATAACCACCCCAGCGGAAAACTGCAGGCCAGCCAACCGGACAAAGACATTACCCAAAAAATCCAACGGGCGGCCAAGCTCTTCGATGTCAAGGTCCTTGATCATATCATTATCGCCCCCAATGGGGACTACTTCAGTTTTGCCGATCAAGGGGTGTTATGA
- a CDS encoding BfmA/BtgA family mobilization protein, protein MKQKSKTYRFSAINIKKAVANRFRNFSKKTAKSHTETLIAVMDFFEWHGFVPTDRMYQSVLQEIIKNQKLTETSIKRTEASIAIIRDIEITQTKPTNAILEVLLEQKAKHEKPKVEPVPQKQEPRIEITVPKIRYERLQDKLEMLKKESQYLMEHTTLVKPSFGKPFLRLDITEGELENYKRTLQNL, encoded by the coding sequence ATGAAGCAGAAAAGCAAAACATATCGATTCTCGGCCATCAATATTAAAAAGGCGGTGGCCAATAGGTTCCGTAATTTCTCTAAAAAAACGGCAAAATCCCACACGGAAACCTTAATAGCGGTCATGGACTTTTTTGAGTGGCATGGCTTTGTTCCTACGGACCGCATGTATCAAAGTGTCTTGCAGGAAATCATCAAAAACCAAAAACTTACCGAAACCTCCATTAAACGCACCGAGGCCTCCATCGCCATTATCCGGGATATCGAGATCACACAGACCAAACCCACCAATGCCATTTTGGAAGTTTTATTGGAACAAAAGGCCAAACACGAAAAACCCAAAGTGGAACCTGTACCCCAAAAACAGGAACCACGGATTGAGATTACCGTTCCCAAAATCCGTTACGAACGCCTCCAGGACAAATTGGAAATGCTAAAAAAGGAAAGCCAATATCTTATGGAACATACAACGCTTGTAAAGCCCTCCTTTGGTAAACCTTTCCTGCGATTGGATATCACCGAGGGGGAGCTGGAAAACTATAAACGTACCCTTCAAAATCTATGA
- the mobB gene encoding MobB family relaxase, which yields MYITITAQKIGRGFETYHSSVRDYVAYLEKENQDLEPEEQETFFDQKEDKIPPETVISEIDGNTAKLKKHEPKFYSIVVSPSQRELKQISNNPKALRKYTREIIKDYAASFYRDRTVTVDDIKYYAKIEYERSFRGFEKQVQENVPYRKQIAKLRNDLAKVERGALQGNSKVIQQEIQRLTQEAPHKIKGQMIVEGMKKEGTQSHIHIIVSRKDVTNTYSLSPGSKFKASETTLQGKKVKQGFHRDQFYQSAEKSFDRMFAYDRNFMEKYGTKKLYRQDPKKFVALLLGLPNNEKQLALKLLRKGGVTIPNIPTNKVQLAYKTLMKLKQGVEQAIRSGGIEI from the coding sequence ATGTACATCACTATCACGGCACAGAAAATCGGCAGAGGTTTCGAGACTTATCACAGTAGCGTCCGGGACTATGTGGCCTATTTGGAAAAAGAGAACCAAGATTTGGAACCAGAGGAACAGGAGACCTTTTTTGACCAAAAAGAAGATAAGATTCCTCCTGAAACCGTCATATCGGAAATTGATGGCAATACCGCCAAACTCAAGAAGCATGAACCTAAATTCTATTCCATCGTGGTAAGCCCAAGCCAACGGGAACTCAAACAGATCAGCAATAATCCAAAAGCGCTTAGAAAATACACCCGGGAAATCATTAAGGATTATGCCGCATCCTTTTATCGTGATAGAACGGTCACTGTAGATGATATCAAATACTATGCTAAAATCGAATACGAACGCAGCTTTCGGGGCTTTGAAAAGCAGGTGCAGGAAAATGTCCCGTACCGCAAACAAATCGCCAAACTCCGAAATGACCTGGCCAAGGTGGAACGGGGTGCACTACAAGGCAATTCAAAGGTCATTCAACAGGAAATCCAGCGCCTGACCCAAGAGGCTCCCCATAAGATAAAAGGCCAAATGATCGTAGAGGGGATGAAAAAGGAAGGGACACAATCCCATATCCATATTATTGTCAGCCGAAAGGATGTGACCAATACCTACAGCCTGTCCCCAGGGAGCAAGTTCAAGGCATCCGAAACCACCCTACAGGGTAAAAAGGTCAAACAGGGTTTTCACCGTGATCAATTCTACCAATCCGCAGAAAAGTCCTTTGATCGGATGTTTGCCTATGACCGAAACTTTATGGAAAAATATGGCACGAAAAAGCTATACCGACAGGATCCCAAAAAGTTTGTGGCCCTTTTGTTGGGATTGCCGAACAACGAAAAGCAACTGGCCCTAAAACTATTGCGCAAAGGAGGAGTAACCATCCCCAACATCCCGACCAACAAGGTGCAGTTGGCCTATAAGACCCTGATGAAGCTCAAACAAGGTGTCGAACAGGCCATCCGATCAGGGGGCATTGAAATCTAA
- a CDS encoding type IV secretory system conjugative DNA transfer family protein: MLTASIIHIVLLVLLLGSLISFLLVKYFRYGFIGSWLLVLGVVTALFFLLEMSDFLRVMLYLLLPWAFINLLCYVFIPNKEANTIDKKYRLVLQTKGTKLVLSNIRRGISIIGAAGSGKTESIVLNLFQHFAAHRFCGVMHDYKNFEITEMAYPLFKGTDRKFHIVSFDPIYQRVNPIAPRYLPDEESVHEISRVLLENLLELKESGSSGTSRFFQDAVEGLIGGLIWRLKEDFPDYCTIPHMIALYQYLDTEHLVRFLSADLTSKAMADAFISGVDSDRQTAGVKSTLANAFKKISTRKIFMALSADEVPLDINNPQNPSVVSIVNNPKKESSLSPVIATIIHTISKQMSERNRLTSFFLIEEASTIRLLNMHRIPATLRSYDIATVYVLQDKIQNDMLYGDKASKAILSNLSYQFFGKANDPDTAKYYERFFEIVKKQSKSVNKGYNLNFDTRVTQSEREVTKTRADAFYGLQQGEFVVFFDGKDKKIRFKKPVISKELPQPTPKTPEELKLNFDRIHKEVRSMIPE, translated from the coding sequence ATGTTGACTGCTTCCATTATACATATTGTTTTGCTGGTGCTTCTATTGGGAAGCTTGATTTCTTTTCTTTTGGTCAAGTACTTCCGTTATGGGTTTATCGGGTCTTGGCTGTTGGTTCTTGGAGTGGTGACAGCTCTTTTCTTTCTATTGGAAATGAGTGATTTCCTAAGGGTAATGCTCTACCTATTGTTGCCTTGGGCGTTTATCAATTTGCTATGTTATGTTTTCATCCCAAACAAGGAAGCCAATACCATTGATAAAAAATATCGATTGGTGCTGCAGACCAAGGGAACCAAATTGGTATTGTCCAATATCCGAAGGGGTATTTCCATTATCGGGGCAGCGGGCAGCGGAAAGACCGAAAGCATCGTCCTCAACCTTTTTCAACATTTTGCGGCCCATCGCTTTTGTGGGGTGATGCATGATTACAAGAACTTTGAGATTACCGAGATGGCTTATCCGTTGTTTAAGGGCACTGACCGGAAATTCCATATCGTTTCCTTTGATCCCATTTACCAACGGGTCAATCCCATTGCGCCCCGTTATTTGCCCGATGAGGAAAGTGTCCATGAGATCTCCCGGGTGCTTTTGGAAAATCTCTTGGAACTCAAGGAAAGTGGTAGTAGTGGTACCTCACGTTTTTTCCAGGATGCCGTGGAGGGCCTGATAGGAGGGCTGATCTGGCGGTTGAAGGAAGACTTTCCCGACTATTGCACCATTCCCCATATGATTGCTCTCTACCAATACCTCGATACGGAGCACTTGGTACGTTTCTTAAGTGCCGACCTGACTTCCAAGGCCATGGCCGATGCTTTTATCAGTGGGGTGGACTCCGATAGACAGACCGCCGGAGTGAAAAGCACCTTGGCCAATGCCTTCAAGAAAATCAGTACCCGGAAGATATTTATGGCGCTCTCAGCGGATGAGGTGCCTTTGGATATCAATAATCCCCAAAACCCCTCGGTCGTGTCCATTGTCAATAATCCAAAAAAAGAGAGCTCACTTTCTCCCGTCATTGCAACGATCATCCATACCATTTCCAAACAGATGAGCGAGCGGAACCGATTGACCTCCTTTTTTCTCATTGAAGAGGCCTCCACCATTCGCCTATTGAACATGCACCGGATTCCGGCGACCTTACGGAGCTATGATATCGCGACGGTCTATGTATTGCAGGACAAGATTCAAAATGATATGCTCTACGGGGACAAGGCCAGTAAGGCCATACTGAGCAATCTGTCCTATCAGTTTTTTGGCAAGGCCAATGATCCCGATACCGCGAAATATTATGAGCGCTTTTTTGAAATCGTAAAAAAGCAGTCCAAGAGTGTGAACAAAGGTTATAACCTGAATTTTGATACTCGAGTGACCCAAAGTGAACGGGAAGTGACCAAGACACGGGCCGATGCTTTCTATGGGTTACAACAAGGGGAGTTTGTAGTGTTCTTTGATGGGAAGGATAAAAAAATACGCTTTAAAAAGCCAGTGATATCAAAGGAGCTGCCTCAACCCACTCCAAAAACGCCCGAAGAATTAAAATTGAATTTTGACCGAATTCATAAGGAGGTCAGGTCAATGATACCGGAGTGA
- a CDS encoding DinB family protein has product MNQIKWFERKFDFSYEQNIFPSIVERLEGTSIRIKSKLETIPFDLLETKNGGKWSIKVNVGHLSDLEPLWKIRLGEILNDEEYLSSADLENQKTEIALHNNKSIDDLIFEFEGLRKTTLEQLSKLTEKDVYRTALHPRLLQPMRIMDLFLFVAEHDDHHLARITEIIRAHDNDISSASL; this is encoded by the coding sequence ATGAATCAAATAAAATGGTTTGAAAGAAAATTTGATTTCTCGTATGAACAGAATATTTTCCCTTCTATTGTGGAGCGACTTGAAGGAACATCAATCCGAATAAAATCAAAACTGGAGACCATTCCATTTGATTTACTAGAAACCAAAAATGGTGGTAAATGGTCCATTAAAGTGAATGTTGGACATTTGAGTGACTTGGAACCTTTATGGAAAATTCGACTGGGTGAGATATTGAATGATGAGGAATATCTAAGTTCTGCTGATCTAGAGAATCAGAAAACCGAAATTGCTCTACACAATAATAAGTCTATAGATGACTTAATTTTTGAATTCGAAGGATTAAGGAAAACAACTTTAGAGCAATTATCAAAGCTAACAGAAAAAGATGTTTACAGAACCGCCTTACACCCAAGATTATTGCAACCAATGCGAATAATGGATTTGTTTTTGTTTGTTGCCGAACACGATGACCATCATTTAGCAAGAATTACGGAAATAATAAGGGCACATGACAATGATATAAGCAGTGCAAGCTTATAA